The Lactuca sativa cultivar Salinas chromosome 2, Lsat_Salinas_v11, whole genome shotgun sequence genome includes a window with the following:
- the LOC111905140 gene encoding xyloglucan endotransglucosylase protein 1 — protein MESFCNGYSKSLSFTVLMVALTSFLMVASAGNFYQDFDLTWGDHRAKIFNGGQLLSLSLDKVSGSGFKSKKEYLFGRIDMQLKLVSGNSAGTVTAYYLSSEGPTHDEIDFEFLGNTTGDPYILHTNVFTQGKGNREQQFYLWFDPTKNFHTYSIIWDSQKIVFLVDNTPIRVFANAERKGVAFPKNQPMKIYSSLWNADDWATRGGLVKTDWSKAPFTAYYRNFNVQGSTSSRFLNGAWQSQELDAYSRRRLRWVQKNFMIYNYCSDLKRFPQGLPKECR, from the exons ATGGAATCTTTCTGTAATGGGTACTCAAAAAGTCTCTCTTTTACTGTTCTAATGGTGGCACTAACCTCTTTCCTCATGGTTGCTTCTGCTGGAAACTTTTATCAAGATTTTGATCTCACATGGGGTGATCATCGGGCCAAGATTTTCAATGGAGGCCAGCTTCTTTCACTTTCCTTGGATAAAGTATCCGGGTCGGGTTTTAAATCCAAGAAAGAGTATTTGTTTGGGAGGATCGATATGCAGCTGAAGCTTGTTTCAGGCAACTCTGCTGGAACTGTCACTGCTTATTAT TTGTCATCTGAAGGACCAACTCACGATGAAATCGACTTTGAGTTTTTAGGGAACACAACAGGTGATCCTTACATCTTGCATACGAATGTCTTCACtcaaggaaaaggaaacagaGAGCAACAATTCTATCTATGGTTTGATCCAACCAAGAACTTCCACACCTACTCAATCATCTGGGATTCTCAAAAGATAGT TTTCTTGGTGGATAACACTCCTATAAGAGTATTCGCAAATGCTGAGAGAAAAGGTGTTGCTTTTCCTAAAAACCAACCTATGAAGATATACTCGAGTTTATGGAACGCTGATGATTGGGCTACGAGGGGTGGTTTGGTCAAAACTGATTGGTCAAAGGCACCATTTACTGCTTACTATAGAAACTTCAATGTTCAGGGGTCGACTTCTTCAAGGTTCTTGAATGGAGCATGGCAAAGTCAGGAACTTGATGCATATAGTAGAAGAAGATTGAGATGGGTTCAGAAGAATTTCATGATTTATAATTATTGCTCAGATTTAAAGCGGTTTCCTCAAGGTTTACCTAAAGAGTGTAGATAG